From Paenibacillus sp. PK3_47, the proteins below share one genomic window:
- a CDS encoding histidine triad nucleotide-binding protein — protein METVFSKIIEGSIPSKKVFENERILAFHDIQPAAPVHVLIIPKKFIASMNDVTAEDLPLIGEIHAVAQQIAVELGIAETGYRLINNCGPDSGQAVPHLHYHLIGGAKLGALVGISSSHA, from the coding sequence ATGGAAACCGTCTTTAGCAAAATTATTGAAGGCTCGATTCCTTCCAAAAAAGTATTTGAAAACGAACGGATTCTGGCATTTCATGATATTCAGCCGGCGGCTCCGGTCCATGTGCTGATTATCCCGAAGAAGTTCATCGCTTCAATGAATGATGTTACTGCAGAGGATCTGCCGCTGATCGGTGAGATTCATGCCGTAGCGCAGCAAATTGCTGTAGAGCTGGGAATCGCCGAGACGGGTTACCGTCTGATCAACAACTGCGGACCGGACAGCGGACAAGCCGTGCCTCATCTTCATTATCACCTGATCGGGGGAGCCAAACTGGGCGCCCTTGTAGGCATTTCATCTTCACATGCATAG
- the floA gene encoding flotillin-like protein FloA (flotillin-like protein involved in membrane lipid rafts) — translation MGEASLIPILLIAVVVIIVLSVFFSFFPVMLWVSAWAAGVRISIITLVAMRLRRVTPSRIVNPLIKATKAGLGLNINQLESHYLAGGNVDRVVNALIAAQRADIPLEFTRAAAIDLAGRDVLLAVQMSVNPRVIETPIVAAVARNGIEVKVKARVTVRANIDRLVGGAGEETIIARVGEGIVTTVGSSNSHKDVLENPDSISRTVLSKGLDSGTAFEILSIDIADVDVGKNIGAYLQTEQAEADKRIAQAKAEERRAMAVAHEQEMKARVVEMKALVVESESQVPLAMAEALRAGQLGVMDYMNLKNIEADTQMRGSLGKLNDGDDNNRPTNK, via the coding sequence ATGGGTGAAGCGTCTTTGATTCCTATTTTGCTGATCGCGGTTGTCGTGATCATTGTGCTGAGCGTGTTCTTCAGTTTTTTCCCGGTTATGCTGTGGGTTTCCGCATGGGCGGCCGGTGTCAGAATCAGCATCATTACCCTTGTGGCGATGAGACTGCGGCGGGTTACTCCAAGCCGGATCGTTAATCCGCTGATCAAGGCTACAAAAGCGGGGCTTGGACTTAATATCAACCAGCTGGAAAGCCACTATCTGGCCGGCGGTAATGTGGACAGGGTCGTTAATGCGCTGATTGCCGCCCAGCGTGCGGATATTCCGCTGGAGTTCACGCGTGCCGCAGCCATCGACCTTGCAGGCCGTGATGTCCTGCTGGCCGTGCAGATGAGTGTTAATCCGCGGGTGATCGAGACTCCGATCGTTGCGGCGGTAGCCAGAAACGGGATTGAGGTTAAGGTTAAAGCACGGGTTACCGTCCGGGCTAATATTGACCGTCTCGTCGGCGGTGCAGGGGAAGAAACGATCATCGCGCGTGTCGGTGAAGGGATTGTTACGACAGTAGGTTCAAGCAACTCCCACAAAGACGTGCTGGAAAACCCGGATTCCATCTCGCGGACCGTATTGTCCAAAGGTTTGGACTCCGGTACGGCTTTTGAAATTCTCTCGATCGATATCGCGGATGTGGATGTAGGCAAAAATATCGGTGCTTATCTGCAGACCGAACAGGCCGAAGCGGATAAACGCATTGCCCAGGCCAAAGCCGAGGAACGCAGAGCGATGGCTGTTGCCCATGAGCAGGAAATGAAGGCAAGGGTTGTCGAAATGAAGGCGCTTGTTGTCGAATCGGAATCCCAGGTGCCGCTGGCCATGGCTGAAGCGCTGCGTGCCGGCCAGCTCGGTGTAATGGATTACATGAACCTTAAGAACATTGAAGCCGACACGCAAATGCGCGGGTCACTCGGCAAGCTTAATGACGGAGATGATAACAACCGTCCGACCAATAAATAA
- the yqfC gene encoding sporulation protein YqfC, protein MTRIGRRLRGWTNGILDLPQDVLQEMPRITLIGNKELYIENHRGVLHFSSGQLTIALVQGCLEITGEGLMIRNILGQELAVEGIIGEIRYKGSEEKR, encoded by the coding sequence ATGACCCGGATCGGCCGCAGGCTGAGGGGATGGACAAACGGGATACTGGATCTTCCGCAGGATGTGCTGCAGGAGATGCCCCGGATCACCCTGATCGGCAATAAGGAGCTGTATATTGAGAACCACCGCGGTGTGCTGCATTTTTCCTCCGGGCAGCTGACAATCGCGTTAGTGCAGGGCTGCCTGGAGATAACCGGTGAAGGACTTATGATCCGGAATATTCTCGGCCAGGAGCTGGCTGTGGAAGGAATAATCGGGGAGATCAGATATAAGGGAAGCGAGGAGAAACGATGA
- the rpsU gene encoding 30S ribosomal protein S21, protein MSETKVRKNETIDAALRRFKRSIAKDGVLAEVKKRKHYEKPSVKRKKKSEAARKRKF, encoded by the coding sequence GTGTCTGAAACGAAAGTTCGTAAAAACGAGACAATTGATGCTGCACTTCGTCGCTTTAAACGTTCCATCGCTAAAGATGGTGTCTTGGCTGAGGTGAAGAAACGCAAGCATTATGAGAAGCCAAGCGTAAAGCGCAAGAAGAAGTCTGAGGCTGCTCGTAAGAGAAAGTTTTAG
- a CDS encoding GatB/YqeY domain-containing protein, with the protein MNLSERLNEDMKQAMKSKDKFTLSTIRMVRSTIKYLEIDLKRTLDDNEVLDILSREIKQRKDALQEFESAGRDELAASTKAEIEIIIKYLPEQLSEEEIKVIVQQTIQETGASSKSEMGKVMSALMPKVKGRADGKLVNQAVLQFLQ; encoded by the coding sequence ATGAATCTTAGCGAACGATTGAACGAAGATATGAAGCAAGCGATGAAGAGTAAGGACAAGTTCACACTCTCCACCATTCGAATGGTTCGTTCTACGATAAAGTATCTTGAAATAGATTTGAAGAGAACATTAGACGACAACGAAGTGCTTGATATCCTTAGTCGTGAAATCAAACAGCGCAAAGATGCCCTCCAAGAATTTGAATCAGCGGGTCGCGACGAGCTTGCCGCGAGTACGAAGGCAGAAATCGAGATTATCATTAAGTATCTTCCAGAACAGCTTTCCGAAGAAGAAATTAAAGTAATTGTACAGCAGACCATCCAGGAAACCGGTGCTTCTTCGAAAAGTGAAATGGGTAAGGTCATGAGCGCACTGATGCCTAAGGTCAAAGGTCGCGCCGATGGTAAACTTGTGAACCAGGCGGTTCTGCAATTTCTGCAATAA
- a CDS encoding AAA family ATPase, producing MKPILLKVSGLQSYREQQEIDFASLTETGLFGIFGPTGSGKSSLLDAITLAMYGKVERAVNGTQGIMNHSEDQLSVAFTFELISSSGPRRYRVERKFKRTGEQSVSNTISRFIGVTEDGDHVMADKLADVTRCVEEHIGLKMDDFTRAVVLPQGKFAEFLSLRGVDRRQMLQRLFHLEQYGDQLALKLSRRVKENEAALRALEAEQQGLGSAGKADVEAAAERLKEAVRHAAECRRRLEEALRLAERYAKIRELQEERSRRQLQRQELLRQEEGILLLEQKLGKADEAEKRLPALKAWRSAEEAWKNRVARAEGQEALAAAAQQEAAVLAAAEAAAQAALAEEEPALRSGADTYRRALELEAELGGLRKERAAVLARRDETASGLAARRERMDRERELLAKGQKRQQELQQSLQPLAVRSQERQSLQEAMQRLQELRSATSQGETAERERRERTAVLAAAEARLAAAEGRRQALEAARGGEIAAAALHQEELRAAEAAAGTAAARLEQRGAGLEAALKELEVHRLSLTLARDLQDGQPCPVCGSEHHPSPALSADGGEQEELQRSLQENRSLERYALDTRQLLRSLLEQDGAWLEQVYGEDEAGNSLRTPAAAGVEQGGDLHSAASPEASDVPDKDKLSALESQLASFKVRSAELRRSAAEWQRSMQEVQQLCHKEAAAVEAETAWVAGLAAKAEEQSLRLITLKEQWAQQFPELIPDEAEKAYREMLAKDEQAEEIRGRLEISVKFLDDKSTAVQALQEEIAGLDKELVQWSAQLEGKESLEHEKEQRLHQWTGGRPAAALLAECEQKLQKLQSALDSTRQAHKRAAEKAQHEVKEAAIALQAAESAREHCASASGQWEESLNSSPFATAAEVEAAALSPEERSSAAARVRSHRDHEAEVTLQLRNVEEKLDGAELSDAEWQESQQALQTCKDDDESSLQSRARAERDLEDLQHRHVRWMELEEQRAGHAALQDRLSKLQAVLRGNAFVEYIAEEQLMQVCQAASQRLRFLSKQRYALEVDSGGGFVIRDDGNGGVKRPVSTLSGGETFLTSLSLALALSAQIQLRGQYPLQFFFLDEGFGTLDPELLDTVITSLERLHNDQLSVGIISHVPELRARLPRKLIVVPAEQGGGGSRILLEKM from the coding sequence GTGAAGCCGATTCTACTAAAGGTTTCCGGCCTGCAAAGCTACCGGGAACAGCAGGAGATAGATTTTGCGAGTCTGACAGAGACGGGGCTCTTTGGCATATTCGGGCCTACCGGCAGCGGCAAATCCAGTCTTCTGGATGCGATAACCCTGGCGATGTACGGCAAGGTGGAGCGGGCTGTGAACGGGACACAGGGAATTATGAACCATTCCGAGGATCAGCTCAGCGTGGCGTTCACCTTTGAGCTCATCTCCTCCAGCGGTCCCCGCCGTTACCGCGTGGAACGCAAATTCAAACGTACCGGAGAGCAGTCGGTGAGCAATACGATCAGCCGGTTCATTGGAGTCACCGAAGACGGCGACCATGTAATGGCGGACAAGCTGGCGGATGTTACCCGCTGCGTGGAGGAGCATATCGGCCTCAAAATGGACGATTTTACCCGGGCAGTGGTACTGCCGCAGGGTAAATTCGCCGAATTTCTGTCCCTGCGCGGCGTGGACCGCAGACAGATGCTCCAGCGGCTCTTTCATCTGGAGCAGTACGGCGACCAGCTGGCACTGAAGCTCAGCCGGCGGGTCAAGGAGAACGAGGCTGCGCTGCGTGCGCTTGAAGCAGAGCAGCAGGGACTTGGCAGCGCAGGCAAAGCCGATGTTGAAGCCGCTGCTGAACGACTTAAGGAAGCTGTGCGCCATGCTGCGGAATGCCGCAGGAGGCTGGAGGAAGCCCTCCGGCTTGCGGAGCGCTATGCGAAGATCCGCGAGCTGCAGGAGGAGCGCTCCCGGCGGCAGCTGCAGCGGCAGGAACTGCTCCGGCAGGAGGAGGGCATCCTGCTGCTGGAGCAGAAGCTGGGCAAGGCAGACGAAGCCGAAAAGCGGCTGCCTGCCCTGAAGGCCTGGCGGAGCGCGGAAGAGGCCTGGAAGAACCGGGTGGCCCGGGCGGAGGGCCAGGAAGCTTTAGCTGCAGCTGCACAGCAGGAGGCTGCTGTACTGGCGGCAGCCGAGGCCGCCGCGCAGGCTGCGCTGGCCGAGGAAGAGCCGGCCCTCCGTTCGGGGGCCGACACGTACCGCCGCGCGCTGGAGCTGGAAGCCGAGCTCGGCGGCCTGCGCAAGGAACGCGCCGCGGTGCTTGCGCGCCGGGACGAGACCGCAAGCGGGCTTGCCGCGCGGCGGGAGCGCATGGACCGGGAGCGTGAGCTTTTGGCCAAGGGCCAAAAGCGCCAGCAAGAGCTGCAGCAGAGCCTGCAGCCGCTTGCGGTCCGCTCCCAGGAGCGGCAGTCTCTGCAGGAAGCGATGCAGAGACTGCAGGAGCTGCGCTCCGCCACCTCCCAGGGGGAGACGGCGGAGCGTGAACGCCGCGAGCGCACAGCGGTGCTCGCGGCTGCAGAGGCGCGGCTGGCCGCTGCCGAAGGCCGGCGGCAGGCGCTTGAGGCGGCCCGCGGCGGAGAGATCGCCGCGGCCGCGCTGCACCAGGAGGAGCTGCGGGCCGCGGAAGCTGCCGCAGGGACTGCCGCCGCGCGCCTGGAACAGCGCGGCGCCGGGCTTGAAGCAGCGCTGAAGGAGCTGGAGGTGCACAGGCTGTCGCTTACGCTTGCCCGTGACCTGCAGGACGGGCAGCCGTGTCCGGTGTGCGGCAGTGAACATCACCCGTCGCCGGCGCTAAGCGCAGACGGCGGGGAGCAGGAAGAGCTTCAGCGCAGCCTGCAGGAGAACCGCAGTCTGGAAAGATATGCGCTGGACACGCGCCAGCTGCTGCGGAGCCTGCTGGAGCAGGACGGGGCTTGGCTGGAGCAGGTCTATGGCGAGGATGAAGCGGGCAATTCGCTGAGGACCCCGGCGGCGGCAGGAGTGGAGCAGGGCGGTGATCTCCATTCAGCGGCGTCTCCGGAGGCTTCTGACGTCCCTGACAAGGACAAATTGTCTGCGCTGGAATCACAGCTTGCTTCCTTCAAGGTCCGCTCTGCCGAGCTTCGCCGCAGTGCCGCCGAGTGGCAGCGGTCCATGCAGGAAGTGCAGCAGCTCTGCCACAAAGAAGCTGCCGCAGTCGAAGCCGAAACTGCCTGGGTAGCGGGGCTTGCCGCCAAGGCGGAAGAGCAGTCTTTACGGTTGATCACGCTGAAGGAACAATGGGCGCAGCAGTTCCCGGAACTGATCCCGGATGAGGCTGAGAAGGCATACCGCGAAATGCTCGCGAAGGATGAGCAGGCAGAGGAGATCAGAGGCAGGCTGGAGATCAGCGTTAAATTTCTGGATGACAAGAGTACTGCTGTGCAGGCTCTGCAGGAGGAGATTGCCGGACTGGACAAGGAGCTCGTCCAGTGGTCTGCCCAGCTTGAGGGCAAAGAATCGCTGGAACATGAGAAGGAGCAGCGCCTGCATCAATGGACAGGCGGCCGTCCGGCAGCTGCTTTGCTGGCGGAATGCGAGCAGAAGCTGCAGAAGCTGCAGTCGGCCCTGGACAGTACCAGACAGGCCCACAAACGGGCTGCAGAAAAAGCGCAGCATGAGGTGAAAGAGGCTGCCATCGCCCTTCAGGCGGCAGAGTCGGCACGGGAACACTGCGCGTCAGCGTCTGGGCAGTGGGAGGAGAGTCTGAACTCCTCGCCGTTTGCTACAGCTGCCGAGGTTGAAGCGGCAGCACTGTCGCCCGAAGAACGGAGCAGTGCCGCAGCCCGTGTGCGGTCGCACCGTGATCATGAAGCTGAAGTTACGCTGCAGCTGCGGAATGTTGAAGAGAAGCTGGACGGTGCGGAATTGAGCGACGCCGAGTGGCAGGAGAGCCAGCAGGCGCTGCAGACCTGCAAGGACGACGACGAGAGCTCGCTGCAGAGCAGGGCCCGCGCTGAGCGTGACCTGGAGGATCTGCAGCACCGCCATGTCCGCTGGATGGAGCTTGAGGAACAGCGTGCCGGACATGCCGCGCTGCAGGACCGGTTGTCGAAGCTGCAGGCTGTTCTCCGCGGCAATGCCTTTGTGGAGTATATTGCCGAAGAACAGCTGATGCAGGTATGCCAGGCTGCTTCGCAGCGGCTGCGTTTCCTGAGCAAGCAGCGTTATGCGCTGGAAGTGGACTCCGGCGGCGGCTTTGTGATCCGCGATGATGGCAACGGCGGGGTGAAGCGTCCGGTCTCCACATTATCCGGCGGTGAGACCTTCCTGACTTCGCTGTCGCTGGCACTGGCTTTATCCGCCCAGATTCAGCTCCGCGGGCAGTACCCTCTGCAGTTCTTCTTCCTGGATGAGGGCTTCGGCACACTGGATCCGGAGCTGCTGGACACCGTCATTACATCCTTGGAGAGATTGCACAACGATCAGCTGTCCGTCGGTATTATCAGCCACGTACCCGAGCTTCGGGCACGTCTCCCGCGCAAGCTGATTGTAGTGCCTGCTGAGCAGGGCGGAGGCGGCTCACGCATTCTTTTGGAAAAAATGTGA
- the yqfD gene encoding sporulation protein YqfD — MKEPPLSSLRGFVTLQVSGPQVEGFINAVTGAGIIIWDVRPAGDGASLNLLLDDFYALRPLLKKTGCRMHVTGRHGLPFRLARLWKRKFFTAGLLLFGVGLLLLSSMVWSVRVEGNKLIASEDILEAARQQGVYPYQWIWRLDEPDKLSRQLTSKVPGLSWVGLERTGTSITIQVVEADRPEDKPLLSPRHLVSRTDAVVSEIYAEQGRPVVSRNTRVKKGDILISGALGDEEFTEFVVAKGEVKGLVWHEYNIEVPLKTTSSSYTGERKDRNYLVIGNWAVQLWGYGESGFDKSRILTEHDMLTWRSLQLPLGLMTEKELELQYTTATKEPEAAKQEGITRAKDDILARYGTDSVIKSQKILHEKKENGKVYMKVLFEVEERIAEELPIVNNRGE; from the coding sequence ATGAAGGAACCGCCTCTGTCATCACTGCGGGGGTTCGTTACGCTGCAAGTGAGCGGACCGCAGGTGGAAGGGTTCATCAATGCTGTTACCGGGGCAGGCATAATCATATGGGATGTGAGGCCTGCCGGGGACGGCGCTTCCCTGAACCTGCTGCTGGATGATTTTTATGCGCTCCGGCCGCTGTTAAAAAAGACAGGCTGCCGCATGCATGTTACGGGCAGGCACGGGCTGCCTTTCCGGCTGGCGAGACTGTGGAAACGCAAGTTTTTTACGGCTGGACTGCTGTTGTTCGGGGTTGGCCTGCTTCTGCTCTCTTCCATGGTGTGGAGTGTCAGGGTAGAAGGGAACAAGCTGATTGCTTCCGAGGATATTCTGGAAGCAGCCCGCCAGCAGGGAGTATACCCGTATCAGTGGATCTGGCGTCTGGACGAACCGGACAAGCTGTCGAGACAGCTCACCTCCAAAGTGCCCGGCTTATCCTGGGTCGGACTGGAGCGGACAGGGACGAGCATCACAATCCAGGTTGTGGAAGCAGACCGGCCGGAGGATAAACCGCTGCTCAGCCCCCGCCATCTGGTCAGCAGAACTGATGCTGTGGTCAGCGAAATCTATGCGGAGCAGGGCCGGCCTGTCGTGTCCCGCAATACCCGGGTCAAAAAAGGGGATATTCTGATCTCCGGCGCCCTGGGCGACGAAGAATTCACTGAGTTTGTAGTGGCCAAAGGCGAGGTTAAAGGTCTCGTATGGCATGAATATAATATCGAGGTGCCGCTTAAAACAACGAGCAGCTCCTACACGGGCGAAAGAAAGGACCGTAATTATCTGGTTATAGGCAACTGGGCGGTTCAATTATGGGGATACGGGGAATCCGGCTTTGATAAATCCCGGATTCTTACAGAGCATGATATGCTGACCTGGCGCTCGCTGCAGCTGCCGCTGGGGCTGATGACCGAGAAGGAGCTGGAGCTGCAGTATACGACTGCCACGAAGGAGCCCGAGGCTGCGAAGCAGGAGGGAATTACGCGGGCGAAAGATGATATTTTGGCGCGTTACGGCACAGACAGCGTAATAAAAAGTCAAAAAATTTTGCATGAGAAGAAAGAGAATGGTAAAGTTTATATGAAAGTGCTGTTTGAGGTGGAAGAAAGAATTGCGGAAGAACTTCCGATAGTAAACAACCGAGGAGAATGA
- a CDS encoding NfeD family protein — protein sequence MNRLRKITFSSVIALLLLVLFIPLTAEAGAGTSPPRAAEAPEGAANGPVFIIPVEQEIERGLQSFLERGFQEAKSYGAALIVLEIDTPGGLVASAEQIGTMVKDSEIPVAAYIEGDAASAGSYIALNADTIIMKPGSMIGSASLVDLNGDKVDDAKLVSYWKSKMVGAAMLNGRDPDIAAGMMDVNLVVDKPELGVSKTQGQIIALSSDEALKAGYAEHIAGTPEEAITWLGYSTDDIFRVEQSGAEKLSHFLTNRVVMTILLFVGIAGIVIELLVPGFGAPGIIGTLAFALYFFGNYVAGFAGAETWLLFILGLVMLVLELFVPSFGILGLLGSVCLIAGVVRAAFSYTHALLNLGIAFAAAAVVIAVVVVIFKERGIWNRFILQDNLTKEMGFVPVEEKLSLVGASGVSITPLRPAGTAMVGGERIDVVTQGSFIDAGAAVSVIKVEGGRVVVKESAE from the coding sequence TTGAACAGACTGCGAAAGATAACCTTTTCATCCGTTATTGCCCTGCTGCTGCTGGTTTTATTTATTCCGCTGACGGCAGAAGCGGGAGCCGGCACTTCGCCGCCCCGTGCGGCTGAAGCACCTGAAGGAGCCGCTAACGGTCCGGTTTTTATAATTCCGGTGGAACAGGAGATTGAGCGGGGGCTGCAGAGCTTTCTGGAACGGGGATTTCAGGAGGCAAAGAGCTACGGGGCTGCCCTGATCGTGCTGGAAATCGATACGCCGGGCGGACTTGTGGCTTCAGCTGAACAGATCGGCACGATGGTAAAAGACAGCGAAATACCAGTAGCCGCCTATATTGAGGGTGATGCCGCATCTGCGGGAAGCTACATAGCGCTGAATGCAGATACCATTATTATGAAGCCGGGAAGCATGATCGGTTCGGCCTCGCTGGTAGATCTGAACGGTGACAAAGTGGATGATGCCAAGCTGGTATCCTACTGGAAGTCCAAAATGGTAGGAGCAGCCATGCTGAACGGAAGAGACCCGGATATTGCTGCCGGGATGATGGATGTTAATCTGGTTGTAGATAAACCGGAGCTTGGCGTAAGCAAGACACAGGGACAGATCATTGCCCTCAGCAGTGATGAAGCGCTCAAAGCCGGTTATGCCGAGCATATTGCAGGGACGCCGGAGGAAGCGATCACTTGGCTGGGCTATTCGACAGACGATATATTTCGCGTAGAACAGTCCGGAGCAGAGAAATTGTCGCATTTTCTGACCAACCGGGTCGTGATGACGATTCTGCTCTTTGTCGGGATTGCCGGGATTGTCATTGAACTGCTTGTTCCGGGTTTTGGTGCTCCGGGGATTATCGGAACGCTGGCGTTTGCCCTGTACTTCTTCGGTAATTATGTAGCAGGCTTTGCCGGTGCAGAGACCTGGCTGCTGTTTATTCTGGGGCTTGTCATGCTTGTGTTAGAACTGTTTGTCCCCAGCTTCGGCATATTGGGGCTGCTTGGCTCGGTCTGCCTGATAGCGGGCGTAGTAAGGGCTGCTTTCAGCTACACGCATGCACTTCTTAACCTTGGGATCGCGTTTGCAGCGGCGGCGGTCGTTATCGCAGTGGTAGTTGTGATTTTCAAGGAAAGGGGCATCTGGAACAGGTTCATCCTGCAGGACAATCTCACCAAAGAAATGGGATTTGTGCCTGTAGAGGAAAAATTGAGCCTGGTTGGAGCTTCAGGTGTCAGCATCACACCGCTTCGCCCTGCTGGAACAGCCATGGTAGGCGGCGAACGGATCGATGTGGTGACACAGGGCAGCTTTATTGATGCCGGTGCAGCGGTTTCTGTTATAAAGGTTGAAGGCGGACGTGTTGTGGTGAAGGAATCTGCAGAGTGA